A DNA window from Calliphora vicina chromosome 1, idCalVici1.1, whole genome shotgun sequence contains the following coding sequences:
- the LOC135963470 gene encoding putative leucine-rich repeat-containing protein DDB_G0290503: MGRFKIYDPKKVVKILNDNNYAKCLLCEKKLKNVMGNIKRHYEQIHNIKLDANSNKKRSKRKSRRYKEEDEAKLPLTPDENKRTASLIIKIDKNENSYALAKPDNTNIIPTSLKGRKNSGFNSNTITNTSKEVQLNEISLKPKSVSQDKVLNNSKTVIVANTTEEEVEINSLIEGVLISRKNKSKLQNDKPIIEEQLPENNPTHKKIKLNDKNNEIPNTNTELQRDTNYNSYINNVQMTSMDSCHQDELLKCVVEIKAELNIPLRNFQEGNTFQVALESSKQNVKLQYSSQTIGEHMDKMDRQLRQKITEIVANRLIYLKLDIASNKESNLMLINIQFIKDFEIKVFTLRALELQNDHLATYLKEKVLETLESYKIDISRVYSITKDNANNIKESLKLKEDNTENSTIKKERDDEANVHTLTSEYCQHLCEQFPGHAIHFVACDIIKQLNENISQSRDSAKSLFLQMSQLNIKPLPMLDNNISWFSIYDMIKSLLNVREKIESNSSLLVEVDWNFATKFEESFRPIVDIALMLQSNNHFIMGDLYREWLLCEIELEELSVSNELALYLLEAMGNRKRDLFKNTTFLAALYLDPRFCYIATMHLNDQQKEMAVTQLLQIFNKLKRIQENENIVTSCSKHSDRYTKLENNIAATSNMATISTNHLATLNNVDCQWVREALESLQFEERLPFNTNILDYWKMAKYKNPILAKIAEIALAAPATQATINRVIHAWSITLMKRNNNISSDNIETILLLKLNQDLVDKISLGK; this comes from the exons ATGGGTCGCTTTAAAATATATGATCCAAAAAAAGTGGTAAAGATTTTAAATGATAACAACTATGCTAAATGTTTGCTCTGTGAAAAgaagttaaaaaatgttatgggAAATATAAAAAGACACTACGAGCAAATACACAATATTAAGCTAGATGcaaattcgaataaaaaaaggtCGAAGAGAAAATCAAGGAGATATAAAGAGGAAGATGAAGCTAAATTGCCCCTAACACCCGATGAAAACAAGCGAACTGCatcattaattattaaaatagatAAAAACGAAAACTCCTATGCTTTGGCAAAACCCGACAATACAAACATTATACCAACATCATTAAAAGGCAGGAAAAATAGTGGTTTCAACAGCAATACGATTACTAACACTTCAAAGGAGGTTCAACTTAATGAGATTTCTCTAAAACCGAAAAGTGTTTCTCAGGATAAGGTTTTAAATAACAGCAAAACGGTTATAGTAGCCAATACAACTGAAGAAGAAGTAgaaataaattcgttaattGAAGGTGTACTAATATCTaggaaaaataaatcaaaactacAAAATGATAAACCAATAATCGAAGAACAACTGCCAGAAAACAACCCCacccacaaaaaaattaaactaaatgatAAAAACAATGAAATTCCGAATACTAATACGGAACTACAACGAGATACCAACTATAATTCGTACATAAATAATGTTCAAATGACTTCAATGGACTCATGTCATCAAGATGAGTTGTTAAAATGTGTTGTAGAAATAAAAGCAGAACTCAATATACctttaagaaattttcaagAAGGAAACACTTTTCAAGTGGCTCTGGAGTCTTCGAAACAAAATGTTAAGCTTCAATATAGTTCGCAAACAATTGGTGAACACATGGACAAAATGGACCGTCAACTACGTCAGAAAATAACTGAAATTGTAGCCAATAGATTAATATATCTTAAACTTGACATTGCTAGTAACAAGGAAAGCAATTTAATGTTGATAAACATTCAATTTATTAAAGATTTCGAAATTAAAGTATTTACACTAAGAGCTCTGGAATTACAAAATGATCATTTAGCCACTTATCTAAAGGAAAAGGTATTAGAAACTTTGGAATCTTATAAAATAGATATTAGTCGGGTATATTCCATAACAAAAGACAATGCTAATAATATCAAAGAATCTCTTAAACTTAAGGAGGATAATACAGaaaattccacaataaaaaaagaaagagaTGATGAAGCAAATGTTCATACCCTAACTAGTGAATATTGTCAACATTTGTGTGAACAATTTCCCGGCCATGCTATACATTTTGTAGCTTGTGATATAATAAAACAGTTAAATGAAAATATCAGTCAGAGTCGAGATTCCGCCAAGAGTCTATTCCTGCAAATGTCTCAGTTAAATATAAAACCCCTGCCTATGCTTGACAACAACATCAGTTGGTTTTCCATATACGATATGATTAAATCTTTACTAAATGTACGCGAGAAAATCGAAAGTAATAGTTCATTGTTGGTAGAAGTAGATTGGAACTTTgccacaaagtttgaagaaagtTTTAGGCCAATTGTCGATATTGCCCTTATGCTACAATCTAATAATCACTTTATAATGGGAGATCTCTACAGGGAATGGTTGCTGTGTGAGATTGAATTGGAAGAGTTGTCGGTTAGTAATGAATTGGCTTTGTATTTGCTGGAAGCAATGGGTAATCGTAAaagagatttatttaaaaataccacATTTTTGGCTGCCTTATATTTGGATCCACGATTTTGTTATATAGCAACGATGCACTTGAATGATCAGCAAAAAGAAATGGCAGta ACTCAATTACtgcaaatattcaataaattaaaacgtATACAGGAAAATGAAAATATCGTTACTTCGTGTTCAAAACACTCCGATCGCTATACAAAACTGGAGAACAATATAGCAGCCACAAGTAATATGGCAACGATCTCAACTAATCATTTAGCTACTTTAAATAATGTCGACTGTCAATGGGTCAGGGAAGCCCTAGAATCATTGCAATTTGAAGAAAGGCTTCCCTTCAATACCAATATTTTGGATTATTGGAAAATGGCGAAATATA
- the LOC135963471 gene encoding alpha-2-macroglobulin receptor-associated protein encodes MFKLNLCIIAVLLLCSCTFADKKAKKYSKEANDPHFEQVKSETYDPDFRTLQRPFRMAKLNLVWAKAQNRLTEPKLKSLYMELKIHDKEEITWKQLNSQHKDKDGLKENELRRKLIGIMSSYDLLEHFEETEDKDKVKPYKKFHDPEERHINKSLFKDKKLNKLWEKAEVSGFTAEELNSLKQEFEHHQDKVDVYYSLLENIGSQVDVNKHENAINEDELENFNMIPSDPNDNEIETPTTTAKKYENHINEVRDHHRGLKDHYDRLERLVSAGPHSQDFIEPKVQGLWRVAQASNFTDNELSSIKSELHHFESRLLKLRHLHAEHALQKEKYKNEKHKDKSNRFEDMEDTIKKQSRKVEKIQENIEKTIFKHTEL; translated from the exons atgtttaaactaaaCTTGTGTATAATCGCTGTTTTGTTGCTGTGTTCGTGCACATTTGCcgataaaaaagcaaaaaaatattccaaagaaGCAAATGACCCGCATTTCGAACAAGTGAAATCTGAAACCTATGATCCCGATTTCCGGACTCTGCAAAGACCATTTCGTATGGCTAAATTGAACTTAGTATGGGCTAAGGCACAAAAT AGGTTGACAGAACCTAAATTGAAATCCTTGTATATGGAACTGAAAATACATGATAAAGAAGAAATTACCTGGAAACAATTGAATTCTCAGCATAAAGACAAAGATGGTCTTAAGGAAAATGAACTAAGACGTAAATTGATTGGTATAATGAGCTCCTACGATTTATTGGAACATTTTGAGGAGACTGAAGATAAGGATAAGGTAAAGCCCTATAAAAAATTCCACGATCCCGAAGAACGTCATATCAATAAGAGTCTTTTCAAAGATAAGAAATTAAACAAGTTATGGGAAAAAGCTGAAGTTTCAGGCTTCACTGCAGAGGAGTTAAACTCATTAAAACAGGAATTTGAACATCATCAAGATAAGGTTGATGTTTATTACAGTTTGTTGGAAAACATAGGATCACAAGTGGATGTTAATAAGCATGAAA ATGCCATTAATGAAGAcgaattggaaaattttaatatgattcCAAGTGATCCCAACGACAATGAAATTGAAACTCCAACAACCACAGCTAAGAAATATGAAAATCACATAAATGAAGTGCGTGATCACCATCGCGGTCTTAAAGATCACTACGATCGTTTGGAGCGCTTAGTCTCTGCCGGCCCGCATAGTCAAGATTTCATAGAACCTAAAGTACAAGGCTTATGGCGTGTGGCTCAGGCCAGTAATTTTACTGATAACGAATTGTCATCCATTAAAAGTGAGCTACATCACTTTGAGTCGCGTCTTCTTAAGTTGCGTCACTTGCATGCTGAGCATGCTTtacaaaaggaaaaatataaaaacgaaaaacaCAAAGACAAATCAAATCGTTTTGAAGATATGGAAGACACTATTAAAAAACAATCGCGTAAAGTtgaaaaaatacaagaaaacatAGAGAAGACTATATTTAAACATACTGAACTCTGA